A genomic region of Hippoglossus hippoglossus isolate fHipHip1 chromosome 8, fHipHip1.pri, whole genome shotgun sequence contains the following coding sequences:
- the nucb1 gene encoding nucleobindin-1: MNLKPGWLLLLSIAAGVWSVPIDRNAGNQEVKEEVQEENADTGLYYDRYLREVIEVLETDPHFREKLQTANTEDIKNGRLSKELDLVGHHVRTRLDELKRQEVSRLRMLLKAKLDSTNTQSLQMDHASLLKQFEHLDPHNQNTFEAKDLELLISTATKDLENYDAERHEEFKRYEMLKEHERREYLKGLDLEKREKEEKRLQELQDKHRHHPKVNAPGSVAQLREVWKETDGLDPQEFNPKTFFKLHDTNEDGVLDEQELEALFTKELEKVYDPKNEEDDMMEMEEERLRMREHVMKNVDTNKDRLVSLEEFLKSTEKRDFNNPREWETLDTKPAYTEEELQRFETELRDKEEELKRRAETLREEQDLLNERGKALEAQKKEYQQAVLEMSQRQKEQQAADGQPPAGPNGELQFQPQAPKPEVKEEKPPAEQEVQVQNNLPAEPPQNLPLHT, encoded by the exons ATGAACCTGAAACCTGGCTGgctgctgcttctctccatCGCTGCCGGGGTCTGGTCAGTGCCTATTGATCGCAATGCAGGCAACCAAGAAGTTAAAGAGGAAGTACAGGAGGAGAATGCT GACACAGGCCTGTACTACGACAGGTATCTCAGAGAGGTGATCGAGGTTTTGGAGACTGACCCTCACttcagagagaaactgcagaCAGCGAACACAGAGGACATCAAG AATGGCCGCCTCAGTAAGGAGCTGGACCTGGTCGGTCACCATGTCAGGACTCGGCTGGATGAGCTGAAGCGGCAGGAGGTGTCTCGGCTCAGGATGCTGCTGAAGGCCAAACTGGAcagcaccaacacacaga GCCTCCAGATGGACCACGCCTCCCTGCTGAAGCAGTTTGAACATCTGGATCCACACAATCAAAACACGTTTGAGGCAAAGGACCTTGAGCTGCTGATCTCGACA GCAACCAAGGACCTGGAGAACTACGACGCCGAGAGACACGAGGAGTTTAAGCGCTACGAGATGCTGAAGGAGCACGAGAGGAGGGAGTACCTGAAGGGCCTGGACctggagaagagggagaaagaggagaagagactgcaagagctgcaggacaaacaccGGCACCACCCTAAAGTTAACGCTCCG GGTAGTGTTGCTCAGTTGCGGGAAGTTTGGAAGGAGACAGATGGCCTGGATCCCCAAGAGTTCAACCCTAAAACCTTCTTCAAACTGCATG ATACAAACGAAGATGGCGTTTTAGACGAGCAGGAATTGGAGGCTCTCTTCACGAAGGAG cTGGAGAAGGTCTACGATCCAAAGAATGAGGAGGATGATatgatggagatggaggaagaaagGCTCAGGATGAGGGAGCACGTCATGAAGAAT GTTGATACAAACAAGGACCGGCTCGTCAGCCTGGAGGAGTTCCTGAAATCCACAGAGAAGAGGGACTTTAATAACCCCAGAGAGTGGGAG ACTCTGGACACGAAGCCAGCGTACACGGAGGAAGAGCTCCAGCGATTTGAGACTGAGCTcagagacaaagaagaagagctgaagaggaGGGCGGAGACGCTGCGGGAGGAGCAGGACCTGCTGAATGAAAGAGGCAAAGCCCTGGAGGCTCAGAAGAAAGAGTACCAGCAG gCGGTATTAGAGATGTCCCAGAGACagaaggagcagcaggcagcagaTGGGCAGCCCCCTGCAGGCCCTAATGGAGAACTACAGTTTCAACCACAGGCCcctaaacctgaagttaaag AGGAAAAACCTCCAGCTGAGCAAGAAGTTCAAGTCCAGAACAATCTGCCTGCcgagcctccacagaatctgCCTTTACACACTTAA
- the ccndx gene encoding cyclin Dx: protein MDRGMPVSLWCEEVEDDQSQEQGQGPNRGSSQLRAAWDPTVSGHRVILRLLHVEERYMPSMLYITLIQRDPERREELAKWALEVCCEIGCDETVFPLSVSLMDRFLSATLSVPVSPYCLAAGCILIASKLTECDNITADTLCAAAEYSFPPSTLREMERVILATLRWDTAAVTPQDFLPHFLASVEQRGDGDGGESAEERLSTLRRHSDTLAAMCVCDSRFLGAPPSLVAAASLNCALRGLGNQGPSQLALMSEELAELCQTELAVLQCYSDMIEYGLRQRLRSGLQQGPTEKEAEVEEEVEEDERAGTPTDMREIDF, encoded by the exons ATGGACAGGGGCAtgcctgtgtctctgtggtgcGAAGAGGTCGAGGATGACCAGAGTCAGGAGCAGGGCCAGGGCCCCAACAGAGGCTCGTCTCAGCTGCGAGCCGCCTGGGACCCCACTGTGTCGGGGCACCGTGTGATCCTGAGGCTGCTTCACGTGGAGGAGAGGTACATGCCCTCCATGCTCTACATCACCCTCATCCAGAGGGATCCAGAGCGCAGGGAGGAGCTCGCCAAGTGGGCCCTGGAG gtgtgCTGTGAGATCGGTTGTGATGAGacagtgtttcctctgtctgtctctctgatgGACCGCTTCCTGTCTGCCACTCTGTCTGTGCCCGTCTCACCGTACTGCCTAGCCGCCGGCTGCATCCTCATCGCATCCAAACTCACAGAGTGCGACAACATCACCGCAGACACTCTCTGCGCCGCAGCCGAGTACAGCTTCCCGCCCTCGACCCTGCGG GAAATGGAGCGAGTCATCCTGGCCACTCTGCGGTGGGACACAGCAGCGGTGACCCCTCAGGACTTCCTCCCACATTTCCTGGCCTCAGTGGAGCAGAGAGGCGATGGGGACGGCGGAGAGTCTGCGGAGGAGCGGTTGTCCACCCTGCGGCGGCACAGTGACACACTGGCGgccatgtgtgtctgtgactccCGGTTCCTGGGAGCACCTCCATCACTTGTTGCTGCAGCATCCCTCAACTGTGCACTGCGAGGCCTGGGCAACCAGGGGCCCTCTCAGCTGGCTCTCATGAGTGAAGAGCTGGCAGAGCTGTGCCAGACTGAGCTG GCAGTGCTGCAGTGCTACAGTGACATGATAGAGTACGGCCTCCGCCAGCGGCTGAGGAGTGGGCTTCAGCAGGGCCCCACAGAGAAAGaggcggaggtggaggaggaggtggaggaggatgagcgGGCCGGGACACCCACTGACATGAGAGAGATTGATTTCTAA